TATGTATTACTGTTGAATTTATCTGCCTAAAATTCAAAGCGCGAACTCTCCTCCCTTTCATTTCGAAAtctcctctctctccctctctctctctctctctctctctacccCTCTCCTCTCAacactgctgctgctgctgtctCCTATCGCCGCCTCCCCCCTCTGCTCCATTTCCTCAAGTCGTGCCTCTGCCTCGTGAAGAATTTGCACTGCCTTGCCATCGCGATGAGGAGACTGCTATACCGTCGGCCACTTTCTCCGTTTCAAGTAAGTTGGCCGTTTCTACCATTAATGTTTAGATTTTGCTGTGAAATTggttttaatatatgttttatgAACAAATTGAACAAATTTCTATAAATTTGGGATTTAGAGTTTAAATTATATTACCTTGAAATTGGGTGTAGGAATTGGAATTGATTACTGTGAAATTAAGTTTAGGGTTTGGATTTTATGACTTTAGGATTTtgtaacaactcaattaattattcaatattattggtaataatatgataataagGTATGGTATTTCAttgtatttatattaattataaatttaatataagaaCAGAAATGGTTTGCTTTAGGAATACGACTTTAGTTATTTGGAAAAATTGATGGGTTTTTCTGTAAGggtgttaaataaaaatagttatattaagaaaaaattagTATAGGATCCAAGATATAAACATGTAAATTTGGTTATAATACTAGTATATTCATTATTTGCTCTGTGtgtttttgataatttttttgttatttaatctataaattatgaaaataaaatgaaactttttttttcattgtaatTTTTAGTTGTCCATTATCAATAAAtagttgaatttttattttgcacaaatataattttataacaatCCAATTGTGTTTCATATATGCTCTATGTGATATAAGTCATTACAAGTTTAAATAATAACTTGTTAGGTACATCTCTGTAGATTGAATTATTATGTTGCTAAGTTTAAATTTGTCATGTTCAAGGCTTATTTATCACTCTAAGGTATAAGATTTTAGTTCTCTAGCTTACATATTGTATCTCCAACCTTCATGAGATTAAGTATTATTGCTTTGGACTTGAATCATGAAGGCTCCTTgtttaattgaattaaattgttaTGAACTTAATTGACTTTTGATTGATACTGTGAATTGAGGTTGGTTGGATTTGTGAGAACCGTAAAGAAGGATATATGTCCAATTTTAGGAAAGGTtatgtcaaaatttttttgaaataatataaattttaaaggaTTTGTGTAGAAAATATGATGATTAGTGTTAATAATATATTCTCTTTGCAAACATGACGACAGGTAGCAAAGGTAGATCAAGTAGGTCTCGTGATCGTGGTAGAGGGAAGGTTTCCACCTAAATTAACATCCTTGATACACTACAAAAAAACTTGGTAATTACGGTAGTTTTTTTTGGAATTTACAGCGGTTTGAACTGCCATTACTATCAAGTATGGCGGTTTTGAAAAACAACGTAATTCTGAGCGCCATTCTGGTTATTATGGTGGTTTTCAAAAAACTGTCGTAATTTTCATGGTTAAAATGACGGTTTTTTGATAGGTTAAAATGGCAGTTCAAACCACCGTTAATTCcaaataaaatgacatttttggTTGGTTAAAACGGCATTTTGAAGCCGCCATTTTTACGGGGTTAACATGGCGGcactactagaaaactagttattacaaacggatatttccgacggattttatcccacgGAAATACAGACGGAATTTCAGAGGAATTTTTtgtcggaaaacaaaaaaaatgaattagcataaattacagacggaaaagagAATCCATCGATAATTCcgtcgaaaaaattaatttttttcgttggAAATAGTTATAGACAGAAAATCAGTCTGTAATTAAATGGAAAAAACGCtgcgttttattaaattattacagatgGAAAATTcgtttgtaatttaaaattttttgtcggAAAATATTAATGTAAACCTAACCTATCCCTTTTCTCTCCCTGTGGCAGCCCCCATTCAAACTGTGTTTCGTGCTCCATTCACAAATCAAAGACGAGCTTCTTCCTTTCTCCCCGGTACGTGCTACTTCTTCTCTCTATGGCTGCTACTTCTGCTTCTTCCGCCGCGGCCATTGCCGTTGCCGCTGCTGCCGCCGCTTGAATCACATAATCTCTCTCTGTCATCCCTTGCGTCCTATGAGATCCCTCCGCCGCCACTCTCGTCGCGTCTACTCCCATTGTCAGAGAGCTCTCTCTGCCGCTACTCTCATCCCATCTGCTCCCTTTGGTGCCTCTTCCATCTAATCTCATCCCGCTTTCTCAGTTCTTCTTGTAACCATCTCAAATTTCAGGTATATATATCCTAATTTTGTGATTCTGTTCTTCGTGATAAACCTTAGGGCTCAATTTTTCTGTGCCAGTTTAAGGTTTATCATAGTCtacttttgttcttcatttGAATTTGCGGGTTTACTctgattttgatgatttttttctGCAATCGAAGCTTTTCATTTGAATCATTTTCTTGGATGAACATTGAATCTGTTCTGTTCTACTCTGTTCAAGTAATTTGTAATTCAATTTGAGCTATTTGTTTGATAATTATTTACAACTTTCATTTTTTGATAATCATTTGCTTGTTATTCAGTGTTACAGCTAGAGATCTTATTGACATTATGCTTCTAAATTTACTTCTAAATTTCTGATATCTTCATTCTTAACGATGGATCTGTAACGCCTATACTCAAGGTTAGGGTTTAAGCTCTCTTTCGTGTGCActacttgttcttatttctactCGAACTCATATTAATTTCTTTGTGATAAATTTCGAGCTTCTACCATTTCCTCAGCCTCCACCTCCTGCTGCCAAACAAATGCCTTCTTCTCTAACTTTTGCCATCAGCAATAAGTTTGTCTCTACACATCATAGTTTTTAGCTCTGCTTCTATTTgagtgttttttttatatttttttagttccCCTTTCATGTGAAAAATTACCTGATAGCTATTTGTTGTGAAGGCCGTTCTTGTTTCAGCTAATGTTTATGTTGCCTTTGGTTTAGGTTTTCTAATGGTTTATATAAAGGAGTTGACCTTTCTTGGTTTTCTTTGTCTGGGTTGAAGGAACAGGTTTGCTTAGAGCTATAGAGTTGATAAAGAAGTTGACCTTTCTTGGTTTTCTTTGTCTGGGTTGAAGGAATAGGTTTGCTTAGAGCTATAGAGTTGATACTTTTATCAGGTCTAATTAGATTTTTTCTGGTTCGAAGGTTCGATGTGAAGGGCTATGTGACTGGGGTTTGGGAATCCTGACTGGAAGAGGACACATGAGGAGGTAGAAGCTTTGGAAAGGTGTCCAGGTATGCATTGCAACTTCTTTTTTGCTTAAACATGTATGGAAGAGGACACATGTATATCCTTGTTCTGTTccttagtttttgtttttgttttatttttttattgtaccATATATGTTGATTGTCTCTCTTCAGTGTGTATGCACAATGTGGGCTTCCTCAGGTCAACCCTATCTCTTTCTGTGGTACTCTCTAATTGTCTCTTTTGAAGTAGAAATGATAATACTTCTTCAAGATTTCCAAGTCGTGTAGCATGTTTAGTGTATACCTCCATCATCCGTTTCATGCTATACATTTATTGTTAGTTCATTTCCTGCAAATGTACAGGGGCAATGTTCATTGCTGTTATGATGTAAATGTAACTTTTTGAGTGAGACAAGGTATTGCCAGGATTTCACTCAGGAGATGGTTTTTGTTTCCTTTTGTATCTTTTTTCAATATTGTTGGTtatagttaatttcttaacaattttattttataactatttgtttttatttttatttagtcaTATAATAATCCATCTTATTAATGGGCTTTACTTTTCTTCTCCTGTGACTTAGATACAAGAAGCTTCTATGTAGTGTGGATCTTACGAAGGACTTCTTTTTCAGCTACTCATACAATGTCATGTTTAGTATTCAAAGGAACTTAAATGATCATAATACAACAGGACAATCACTTTACGAAACACGGTTTGTTTGGAATGAGTTTTTGACTCGTGGAGTCAGGAATAATCTCCAGAATGCTTCCTGGACAGGTGCCTTAGTTTATGGCTTTTTTAAACAGGTACATAACAGACTCCCCTTTTGGCTAATGGATATGTTTAGTTTTTATCTTCTATATATTAATTTCATTGTACTTTATTGGCAATATTAATTTCATTTGAAATGTCTAGTTTTTACCATATATAACTTTGTATATGCTATTGCTGGCATTTTATGTGATAGAGTTAATGCTGCAATCATTAAACTATGGATTAGTAGTATTCACacaaaatgataatttaatgtAGGAAGTATTTTTTATCACTGTATTTGATGCCAATGAAATTTTCTGATCTAATTAGTAATGAACTATTCCTGTTTGAGAATCAGGTGTCACATCTGGAGAAAAGAGTACTACGAAACAAGATGGTATGTAACTAtagcattattttttttaaattttttcaattagaGATGTGTATTATTGTAATGCCTTGCGTTGAAGCTTGGTTCCCCTGATAATGGATGCAGCCGCTTTggcaaatttgaattttgttgacGGATGGATTATATCTAGTATCTAATTGTAGAAAAGAGAACTTTGAAATTTGGATACAGTAGCAACCTTTTCGTGAATCGGAAAATTAAGTTGaagccctttttctttttaatctttGTTACCAGTATCTAATTggtatattctattttattttattactagaCCAATTCAAATTTGGTTTCAGTAGTTTCTAAGCCACTTTGTGTTTTCTATTgttattatcattttattttaataaatttgctATTTCcattttgttttgttgattatatattaattgtacCAACTACCTTGTTCATTTCACATGGCAGAGCGAATTAGGCATAGTAAATGTTTTCATACAATGGACCAGTAAAGTAAACTTCTGATCTTTAGTCCATaagatcttatttttttcataaacaaTACAAAACACGATTTCATTACACCATATATGTaacatgttatttttattattatattgtta
This sequence is a window from Arachis duranensis cultivar V14167 chromosome 2, aradu.V14167.gnm2.J7QH, whole genome shotgun sequence. Protein-coding genes within it:
- the LOC127744835 gene encoding phosphoinositide phosphatase SAC3-like isoform X1 codes for the protein MFSIQRNLNDHNTTGQSLYETRFVWNEFLTRGVRNNLQNASWTGALVYGFFKQVSHLEKRVLRNKMSELGIVNVFIQWTSKQRRA
- the LOC127744835 gene encoding phosphoinositide phosphatase SAC3-like isoform X2, whose translation is MFSIQRNLNDHNTTGQSLYETRFVWNEFLTRGVRNNLQNASWTGALVYGFFKQVSHLEKRVLRNKMSELGIVNVFIQWTSKRRA